The following coding sequences are from one Leptolyngbya sp. NIES-3755 window:
- a CDS encoding hypothetical protein (hypothetical protein N9414_09936;~similar to AA sequence:cyanobase_aa:LBDG_41340): MDAETIKERIKLIEGKRESLLKLMEQPNLGSLRIDVNQALEEMDILIDEFKQTFPDA; this comes from the coding sequence ATGGATGCCGAAACCATTAAAGAACGGATTAAGCTGATCGAGGGCAAGCGGGAATCGCTCCTGAAACTAATGGAACAGCCGAATTTAGGCTCATTGCGAATCGATGTGAATCAGGCACTCGAAGAAATGGATATTTTGATTGATGAGTTTAAGCAAACCTTTCCGGATGCTTAG